The following coding sequences are from one Zalophus californianus isolate mZalCal1 chromosome 5, mZalCal1.pri.v2, whole genome shotgun sequence window:
- the LOC113929683 gene encoding transcription initiation factor TFIID subunit 9B-like gives MESSKMAPPKNTPRDALVMAQILKDMGITEYEPRVINQMLEFAFQYVTTILDDAKIYSSHVKKPNVGADDVRLAMQCHADQSFTSLPLREFLLDIARQKNQTPFPLIKPYAGHRLPPDRYCLTAPNYRVKSLIKKGSNQGRLVPQLSVGAVGSRPSTPTVPTPQISVPNKAALPVSLTSQRFTVQIPLSQSTPVKSVPATTAVQNVLINPSIIGPKNILITTNMVSSQNMTNESNPLKRKHKEDDDNDTM, from the coding sequence ATGGAGTCCAGCAAGATGGCACCTCCCAAGAACACTCCGAGAGATGCCTTGGTGATGGCACAAATCCTGAAGGATATGGGAATTACAGAGTATGAACCAAGGGTTATAAATCAAATGTTGGAATTTGCTTTCCAATATGTGACTACAATTCTGGATGATGCAAAAATTTATTCAAGCCATGTTAAGAAACCTAATGTTGGTGCAGATGATGTGAGACTGGCAATGCAGTGTCATGCTGATCAATCTTTTACTTCTCTGCCTCTGAGAGAATTTTTACTGGATATTGCAAGGCAGAAAAATCAAACCCCTTTCCCACTGATTAAGCCATATGCAGGACACAGACTGCCACCTGACAGATACTGCTTAACAGCTCCAAACTATAGGGTGAAGTCCTTAATTAAAAAGGGATCTAACCAAGGAAGACTAGTACCACAGTTAAGTGTTGGTGCTGTTGGTAGCAGACCTTCCACTCCTACTGTACCAACCCCACAAATATCTGTCCCAAATAAAGCTGCACTTCCAGTGTCACTGACAAGCCAAAGATTTACGGTGCAGATTCCACTTTCTCAGTCCACACCTGTCAAATCAGTTCCTGCAACAACTGCCGTTCAAAACGTTCTGATTAATCCTTCAATAATTGGACCCAAAAATATTCTTATTACCACAAACATGGTTTCATCACAGAACATGACCAATGAATCAAACCCAttgaagagaaaacacaaagaagatgatgataatgatactATGTAA